Within Candidatus Methylomirabilota bacterium, the genomic segment TTACCCCGACGGGGGGACTCGTGGTTGAACAGGATGCCGGAACAGGCAAAGAGCCCGTAGCGTTCCCGGTAGGTGACCGTGATCCAATGGCCGTAGAGCTTGGCCACGCCGTACGGGCTTCTCGGATGGAACGGCGTCCGCTCGTCCTGCGGCGCCTCCTGAGCCTTACCGAACATCTCGCTCGTGCTGGCCTGGTAGAACCGGATCCCGGGATCCACCAGGCGGACCGCCTCCAGCAGGCGGGTCACACCTACGGCGGTACACTCTGCTGTGAAGACAGCCTGCTCCCAGGAGGTTGAGACGAACGACTGCGAGGCGAGGTTGTAGATCTCGTGAGGCCGGACCTCTCTGATGAGATGGATCAGGGACTCCTGGTCGAGCAAGTCTGCCGGCTGCAGGGTGATCCGATCGAGCATGTGCGCGATCCGGTCGAACGGTTCGGCACCTGACCGTCGCACCATCCCGTCCACCGTGTATCCTCGCTGCAAGAGAAGCTCGGTCAAATAGGAGCCGTCCTGGCCCGTAATGCCGGTGATTAACGCCCTCCGCGCAGGCATTAGGGCTTCCTCACGAGTCCTCTGACCTCCTGGGCCCGCCCCTTGGGGCAGACCAGTACGCCGTCCGCAGACGCCACCACAA encodes:
- a CDS encoding GDP-mannose 4,6-dehydratase; amino-acid sequence: MPARRALITGITGQDGSYLTELLLQRGYTVDGMVRRSGAEPFDRIAHMLDRITLQPADLLDQESLIHLIREVRPHEIYNLASQSFVSTSWEQAVFTAECTAVGVTRLLEAVRLVDPGIRFYQASTSEMFGKAQEAPQDERTPFHPRSPYGVAKLYGHWITVTYRERYGLFACSGILFNHESPRRGKEFVTRKVTDGVARIKHGLAAELRLGNLDARRDWGYAGDYVEAM